In the Sarcophilus harrisii chromosome 1, mSarHar1.11, whole genome shotgun sequence genome, one interval contains:
- the LOC116420459 gene encoding uncharacterized protein LOC116420459, translated as MGTAPCAARPMARLRRRRRRARARGGLLPGSSARAGPGQATGGGAGCCFAAAGAAAAAGASAVSLAGAGLRAARRDGGSAGGGPGGPGACRARTRSRRRTSRRPAAPAAHPRTQTQAEVKASQQGRSSEWDLHRGTALLCFLDTWVPVASSPLLSASVFPSKSPRDGLGPRG; from the exons ATGGGGACGGCCCCCTGTGCGGCCCGGCCAATGGCGaggctgcggcggcggcggcggcgcgcgcgcgcgcgtggGGGGCTGTTACCCGGCTCCAGCgcccgggccgggccgggccaggCAACTGGGGGCGGGGCTGGTTGCTGTTTTGCAGCCGCCGGAGCCGCAGCCGCGGCCGGAGCCTCGGCAGTCTCGCTGGCCGGCGCCGGGCTCCGGGCGGCGCGGCGTGACGGAGGCTCCGCGGGAGGGGGCCCGGGAGGCCCCGGAGCGTGCCGCGCCCGGACTCGCAGCCGGAGGAGGACGAGCCGCCGCCCGGCGGCCCCCGCGGCGCATCCCCGGACCCAG ACCCAAGCCGAGGTGAAAGCTTCTCAGCAGGGCAGGAGCAGTGAGTGGGACCTCCATCGTGGGACCGCACTTCTCTGCTTCCTGGATACCTGGGTTCCGGTTGCCTCGAGCCCTCTTCTCAGTGCCTCTGTCTTTCCTTCCAAATCCCCCAGGGATGGGCTGGGGCCCAGGGGTTGA